One Seriola aureovittata isolate HTS-2021-v1 ecotype China chromosome 3, ASM2101889v1, whole genome shotgun sequence genomic window, GCATTGTTTTGAATGAGCTCTACCTGAACCAGCCATAACAGCGAAACACTACTTAGATGTTAATACATGTTAGTTCAACAATCCAATAATAGAGCACTCAGGGGACATTTTTACTTTAGTTGCTTCGCGTACATTTTGCTTTACTTAAGtaacatattatagtatttttactttctttcttttcttcatagTTTTTCCTGAAGTAAAGGATGCACATCCCTCTTGTTATTTCTCGAAGCAAAAGTAAATAATCTTTTGACCACAAAGGTATTAAGGaggtctttttattttttattatagaGCCTCAAACACAGCATGCACTGTGCCAAAGTTCTATACAAACTTGTGTCAAATACTTGTGTCACATCCTCTTCAGTGAGTCTTCTAAACTAtacattcaacattttgagTGTCTGTTActgaaattaaactaaactaaaacctAAACGTGATGTGCTGCTAAACATGCAGTTTCAAAGCTTATGCCAGGTACATTTTATAGCATTTAGTCAGCTCCTCTCTGTACTGTGACCTGTTTCTAGAGGGCTGGGCCACTTCTGGTGTGATTTATTTTAAGCCCTCCCTTTGATGAAGACAATCCACATgatgtgaagaagaaaatgagtgGACAGCAATAGTAGCATGTTATTATGAAGGCCCCAAAGTGGAGTCAGAGCCCATGCTTCCCCTGGAGTAAAATACAGCCTTCAAGGCAACTGGGTGGCTTCTCTTGAAATAGCTTGGGTGAGTGGAGGCAGCCAAGTTATCCATTACGGCCTGTGACCATGTGGAATAGGTTTTTCTGCCAGTTTTCCATCACCACCCATCCCTTTCGAGCACTGGGTGCTCCAGCTGGTGGGAAAACACTGTGGACTGTACACTGGGGAGGAGGGGACCGGTGGAAAACTAGTCTAATGGAGACACTCTGCTGACCTCCCATGTACAGTACACATGAAGCAGTTTCACAGTGAACACTCGAAAATAAATATCTCCCATCTTCTTTGTAATGGatgtcacactgacacaggacagataaatgaaaacacagaattaCTGTTGTGCCACTTTTACAAATTTGGACAGTTAAGTCAATATTTACAACTAAGAGCTCCAGGAAAAGCTGAGGAAGACTGTGTGATACAGTTGAAAGCTCTGTAAAAAGCTTGTACATGGACCTTGAGTTGTGACTGTGTATAAAACTTGACCAAGTAGGTTTTTAACCATGACCAAGATCTTTCCCTGACCTTAATCCAGTTTTTAGTTGTCTAGAATGAACCATAAGGTCAGTAGAACTTTCTCCGTTCAggtgaattgaattgaatagaaCAGATGAGACAAATGTTCATATAAAGGCTCATATAATTAATTAGTAACAGTTTTGGAGGTCAGTGAAAACAATGTCATCCTACTGATAGTGGTGCTAGAGTAAATAAAAtgctcatttgttttgatttggacAGCAATGATAAACaatttgttctgttgtttagGACTTGTTTGACATATTGAGGTGAATTATTACCAATATATGAACTGTATTTGAATGGACTGAGGGGCTGTGGATCAGAAAATGTCCCAATATCCCAGTTAAATTATGGTGCTGTCATAGTCtatggagcagcagcaggatgtgtCTCCAGATGTCATTGTCACCCCAGTCTGTCTCCCTGCTGTTCAGCTGAAGCATAGACTTGCTCAAATTCACAAGCTTAAACGAAGCTGTTCAATATTGGAAAAGTACAGTATAACTTACCACAGGGATGCAATACAATCTCACTAATTACATGAGGGGCGTGGCATTGTAATaagtttatattgttttctctgctcttgTTGATCTTATTTGCCATCTTGGTCAGTATTAATATACCTTATGTACCCTTACTGTCTGTcagaatgtgtgttttgtagtcATCCATCTGATGAGTAACAGAGGCTGAATCTGCTGTGGGTGAGTCAGAGGGCATTCTGCTGTAAGCCTCTCTCCAGTGTAATAATATTTTCCCAAAAATGTGATCATGAGGAAACTGATGCTTTCAGGAGCTCTCCTGAATCCAAGCATACTCTATTTCTAACCCTTCTTTCGTCCAGGTGCCAAGTTTTTCTCTAAGTAAACATACAATTCTGTATGTATCCCAGATGACATTTATTGTGATGCATGTCAAGGCTGAAAGCAATATCCGCAAATCCATTAAAGGAGCTGTTAAAGGGACTAGAAGCCTTTTAGATgtgagagaataaaaaaagggCATTGCTGTAGTACTCTCTCAAGTCATTAACTGAAAAGAGCTCAACAACAAACAATGCATTAGCTCATCTCCAACTTTCTTGTCTAATCAGTTATCTCTGACTTTCATCCatacattatttttattctattctattttactTTAGccttgtttattttgtttaatttgttttgttttgtgtttttgttttcttttgttttcttttgttttcttttgttttcttttgttttgtttttttaattgttcttttgtttggttttttgttgttttgctttgttttgtttttgttttgtttttaatcgtATCACATCTTCGGGACATGGAGTTTTCCCAGTTGTCATGGGGTTTTTTCAGCCACCATGGATTAAGAGTTCTttaagtgctaaaaaaaaaactccatgtGCAGAGAAAAATTGTGTGATACACTCGAAAGTTCCATAACAGAAACTAGATGGACCTTGGTGGTGGTGAGATTGTTCTGTAAACTActatttccaaggtcaagaatgaacttcaaATCTCAGCTAGCTTAGTTTTCTTGAGTTACGTTTGCATAAAAACAGGCTGAAAGCTCGATGTTGAGCATGTAAAGTGCTCTGTTGCAACAGATAATGTTTGATCATAAAACTTAAGAAAACTGAACCAACCATAGCAGCTGCTTGTTGAGGACAAAATCAGAAAACCAAAGCAGTGTGGCACAAAGACTTTGGAAGGCCCAAAATAAGAGTCTGACTGAACGTCCAAGCAGAAAATGTCTGAGTGGTTCTGGTGAATGTCCagggaaaaggaaaatataacTCACAGTGTTAACTCAGACAACCACATCTCAAAAATAGATCTTCCATCTAAAATGGACATTTCAGCCAGTGAAATCAAGAACTTTGTATCAATAAAAGCTCCAACTCTTGCTCTGCTAATCCCTAGGATAAGGAAGAGCGGAAACAAAAGTAAACCAGTGTTACTCTTAATGCAATCAAGCAGCTCCtgtttacttttatgttttttctatcTTGTGGTGCTTGTGCTTTCCAAACTAAAGAGTTTGTCAGTTttcaactttttgttttctctcatggCAGCTAAAAAGCCTCAACCCAGTGAAGCAGTGCCTGTGGATGGACAGTGAAGGCACCCATGGCTTCACAGGAGCTTGTGGATGCAAGAGACTCTGCCACTGATAATAGGAACCCAGGAATGGAGAGTGGTGCTGTGCCGAGCAGCGGTAAAACTTGTCCTGTCCACACCCCAAGTGGGGAGGATACAAAGAGGGGCTTTCGGAAAGGCATAGGGAGGCATAATGACTATGTGAAGATCTCTGTGCCAGAGTCCAAGGTCAATCGTCTGCCCATGGAGTGGTGGAAGACATTTATCGCCTTCTTTTACGCTGGCTTCAACTTGGTCCTGACCACAGTCGTCATCACTATAGTCCACGAGAGGGTCCCACCCAAAGAAAGCAGCCCACCTCTTCCTGATAAGTTTTTTGACTATATTGACAGGGTTAAGTGGGCATTTACAGTGACAGAGATCAATGGCATGGTGCTGCTGGTCATTTGGATAATCCAGTTGTTCTTCTTCAGATACAAGTAAGAACCTTTATCTACTGTCTATTGTATAAACAGTTTTCTGTCAGAATATGTGTagtgattttctttatttttttgtggttgGTTACTTTTTTGTGGAATTTGTTGACAATTCATGAAAACATCTCAAAATTGAATGAGCAGAGAAAATTGAActccactgcagaaaaagactacagttttttttgtccttttcgTATTgcacaattaaatatttaactgttttCCAGTTATGTCAATGCTTGGCATATTTCTTCCTGTTACTCAGGAAATGCATAATATTATCTATCTGTCTATTGAAGCTGCCATCAGtgattaaatcatatttttgtcttttctacaGTGGAGTTTTCCATGGATGACTGTTCAACATGAGTACTTTAGAAAGAAGTCTTTGCTCTTTAGAGCTGACACCAAAACCCGTAGATAGCTGAACTAAATTCATCTTTTGACAGTGATTCTTAGAAATTTGCCTTTGggaataaaaatacaacaaacaaaaacctgacAATTAAATGGACTTAGCAATGCAAACAAAACCaccaataacatttttaatactGTTACAGAATATTAAAGAGGATTTCTCCTTGTCATTAAGTAGTCTGGTTAATAAAAATTGATCGGCTCAGATGGAGCCCTCTGGTGTAACCTGTTGACTAAGCACACTGTGCAAGATAGTCTCCAGAATTTGGTAGATTTAAGTAGATATTTGCCACTTTATATGGTGTAACCAGGGGATAACATTTCTGCATTCGCTTGATTATGGCTAATACTTTGTCCATTTGCAGGTCAATAGCAAGCAGGCGGTTCTTCTTCCTCATTGGCACCCTGTACCTGTACCGCTGTGTCACTATGTACATCACCACCCTGCCTGTACCTGGCATGCATATGACTTGTGCTCCTAAGGTGAGTAGCATGTAGACACCAGCTGTCGCTGTTCAGCCAGGTAACTCTGGTGCACCCTCTGGCACTCATTTTGCGGAGCCACGCAAGAGGTagctataaaaaaataaataaatacattttttttaaaaagaggcaTTTTGACTTTTCACTGCCTCAAGATAGATACCAATGATATTGAGGTGCATCATTGTTTGATCAGAAACATGTGCTCCTGGCAGTTGTTTGCTGGGCTGTGTAGTGCAAAAGGATCAAAGGTTGGACGGTTtagtagctgtttttttttctctcaagaATTTGATATGTTTCTGACAGTGTATGAAAGCCTTTAGCTCCTTGTAAGAAATGACTTGAATGAATTGTCAGTAATTTGAGCAGCAGGTACAACAGATATGCCCATGTCTAGTTGATGATACTCTGTAACtatctttctttgtctttcttcaaTTCCTCTTAATTTTGactacatgtttatattcatgttGCCTATAAAGTTGAAAGGATAAACAGAAACTAGAAAagtaattcaacatttttggaaaataagATCTATCCCACTAGGAtgtctgtattttaaatatGACGCTACAGGgagcagctagttagcttagcctaaTACAAGgagtggaaacaggggaaaac contains:
- the sgms2a gene encoding phosphatidylcholine:ceramide cholinephosphotransferase 2, with the translated sequence MASQELVDARDSATDNRNPGMESGAVPSSGKTCPVHTPSGEDTKRGFRKGIGRHNDYVKISVPESKVNRLPMEWWKTFIAFFYAGFNLVLTTVVITIVHERVPPKESSPPLPDKFFDYIDRVKWAFTVTEINGMVLLVIWIIQLFFFRYKSIASRRFFFLIGTLYLYRCVTMYITTLPVPGMHMTCAPKLHGDSQAKIQRILRLISGGGLSITNSHLLCGDFLYSGHTVMLTLTYLFIKEYSPRSFWWYHLMCWLLSAVGVVCILVAHEHYSVDVVVAYFITSRLFWWYHTMANLQTLKCSPNNYLTNTWWNPLFNFLERNVQTAVPCSYSWPITWPPACLKNPCKKYAMVQSTREE